In Phaseolus vulgaris cultivar G19833 chromosome 10, P. vulgaris v2.0, whole genome shotgun sequence, a single genomic region encodes these proteins:
- the LOC137814498 gene encoding uncharacterized protein produces the protein MEDPEAHLTVFHTQMMLVGGSDAVRCMLFMSTLTGMAMDLFISLLDGHITSFVQLSQLFREQYLANRAPPPVSYDLFDVKQYQGETLKEYINRFGAQVVKVGTTEEPMIVYTFRKGVCPGPFCESIIRNRPRTFAEIRRRAMEHIATEGEVCEKRTSVAPARPRAPSRAQPARVYEATMGRKSQERRRPYKARRPQARGRAEGNRAAREGNRPLRHNFVIELKDLIVVPNIVDRLRPPVKTDKVLGPHKDSWCEFHEAFGHHINNCLALGHQLDELVKNGFLKDYLAGSAAAAALTVPEEEQAHEMPIHGEVHTISGGFSGGGPTASQRKRYARLVNSVAGEGSDDPWETGLVFTRTDLRDVVPHDNDPVVISVVTAGRKVHRVLVDQGSSANVMFWSTFNKLQLPPDLLRPYTGCLYGFAGD, from the coding sequence ATGGAAgatcctgaagcacatctcactgtgttccacacgcagatgatgttggtaggcggctccgacgccGTAAGGTGCatgctcttcatgagcactctgactgggatggctatggacttgTTCATCAGCCTTCTAgatggccatatcacctccttcgTCCAGTTATCACAGCTGTTTAGGGAGCAATACCTAGCCAACAGGGCTCCACCACCAGTTTcgtacgacctgttcgacgtcaAGCAGTACCAGGGCGAAACTTTGAAGGAGTACATCAATCGCTTTGGGGCccaggtggtgaaggttggcaccacaGAAGAGCCCATGATCGTCTACACATTCAGAAAGGGGGTGTGCCCTGGGCCTTTCTGCGAGTCCATCATTCGCAATCGCCCCCGAACTTTTGCTGAGATAAGGCGACGCGCTATGGAGCACATCGCCACTGAGGGcgaggtgtgtgagaagcgcacAAGTGTTGCACCCGCGCGCCCAAGAGCACCGTCACGTGCGCAACCTGCCAGGGTCTACGAGGCGACGATGGGAAGGAAGAGCCAGGAGAGGAGACGCCCATACAAGGCGAGGAGGCCCCAAGCTAGGGGTCGAGCAGAGGGTAACAGGGCAGCGAGGGAAGGAAATAGGCCACTGAGGCACAACTTCGTAATAGAATTGAAGGATCTCATTGTTGTGCCTAATATTGTAGATAGGCTGAGGCCACCAGTGAAGACAGATAAAGTGCTGGGTCCGCACAAAGACtcgtggtgcgagttccatGAGGCATTCGGACACCACATCAACAACTGCTTGGCGTTGGGCCATCAGCTAGATGAActggtgaagaatggtttcctgaAAGATTACCTGGCAGGGTCTGCTGCGGCCGCGGCCTTGACGGTGCCAGAGGAAGAACAGGCACACGAAATGCCAATCCATGGAGAAGTACACACCATCTCTGGTGGCTTCTCAGGAGGAGGGCCCACTGCCTCTCAGCgcaagaggtatgcgaggtTAGTGAATTCAGTTGCTGGAGAGGGTTCGGATGACCCGTGGGAGACAGGCCTGGTGTTCACGAGGACTGATCTGCGTGATGTCgtcccacatgacaatgaccccgtggtcatttcagttgtcacagctgggagaaaggtgcatagagtcctcgtcgaccagggcagttcagcaaatgtcatgttctggtcgaccttcaacaagctgcag